CTGCAGCGCGCGCAGGGTCAACTCCACGTCTTCCGGACTGTCCTCCACCAGCAGGATTTCCACTCCGTTGATCGTCATAGGGCCTTCTCCAAGGTGAAAGAGAGCGTCGCGCCTTCGCCGAGCCGGCCTTCCGCCCACACCCGGCCGCCGTGCCGCGTGATGATGCGGTGCACGATCGCCAATCCGACGCCGGTGCCCTCGAATTCATCGGCGCGATGCAGCCGCTGAAACACGCCGAACAGCTTGCTCACATATTTCTGATCGAACCCCACGCCGTTGTCCGCCACATGGATGACGATCCGATCCGCCGCCTCTTCATCGGGCCGCCACCCGACTTCGACCCGCGCCTGTTCCCGATGCGCCGTATACTTGACGGCATTGGCGAGCAGGTTCATCCAGACCAGCCGCAACAGGCGGCGGTCCGCCAGGCACTGGGGCAGGTCGGCGACCGTCAACTCGACGGCCCTCCCTTCCCGCTGCGGCTTCAGGTCCGTCCACACCTCTCCCACGAGTTTGTTCAGGTCCACGGGCCGGCAATCTACCGCAGCCCGGCCGACCCGGGAAAACTCCAGCAGATCGTCGATCAAGTCGCCCATGCGCTGCGCGCCCTTCTGGATCGTCCGCACATGGCGCTGAGCTTCCGGATCCAACGTCGCCCCGAAATCTTCCATCAAGATCCTCGCGAACCCGGCCATAGTCCGGACCGGAGCCCGCAGGTCGTGCGAGACCGTGTAGGTAAAGGCTTCCAACTCGCGATTCGCAGCCAGGATCGCCTCCTCCGCCCTCTTGCGTTCGGTCACGTCCACGACGGTGCAGAGCGTCATCATGCCCTGAAGAGTCTCGATCGGCGTCAGCCCCATCTCCATGGGAAATTCCCTCCCGCTCTTATGCAGACCGGAAAAGGCCGCTCCGTTGTCCATGGTCTTGAAGGATGTTTCACCGGCGGCCTGCCCGCGATGAAGTTGAAGCGCAGCTTCTTCCCGCAGGCGCTCCGGCAGGAGCATGTCAACGGGACGATTGAGCAATTCCTCTCGCTTGTAGCCGAAGATCCGTTCGATCGCCCGGTTCACGAGCGCAATCCGGCCTCGAGCGTCGACCGTCAAGATGCCGTTCGGCGATTGCTCGACAAGCTGCTGGAACTGCGTCTCGATGAGCTTGCGCTGGGTATTGTCCCTCCACACCTTGGTGAATCCCCGCAGGGTGCCCGTCTCGTCCCGGAGCGGCGTCGTCACGATATGGGCCCAGAAACGTGACCCGTCCTTCCGCATCCGCCACCCTTCCTGTTCATACATCCCGCGGGCCGACGCCTGCTCCAGCTCAACCGTCCAAGCGTCGCGCGCCTGAGGATCGAAGAACAATGACAGGGGTTTTCCGATAACTTCCTCCTGTGCATAGCCGGTGAAGCGCTGCGCGCCGGCGTTCCACGTCGCGACGCGTCCGTCCGGATCGAGCATGATGATGGCGTAGTCGCGGACCTGTTCGACCATCACCCTGTGCCGCTCCTCGCTCTCGCTCACGGCTTCCTCGGCCCGTTTGATGACGGTCATATCGCGTGAGGTCGAAACCAGCCTCGTCGGCTGCCCATCAAGCCCCCGGACGGTGCCGATGATCACATCCCACCACTTGGGCGTGCCCTTGGCCGTCGGACAGAACCCTTGAAACCGGGCCGTCCCGTTGGCCACCGCCTCCTGCACGGCGGCCTGAACCGTCCCTTTCGAGGATTCGGGCCAGAGATCCCACCAATATCGTCCAAGGACCGAGGCTGCATTCTCGATTTCCATGAGACAGAGCCCCTGGGGGTTGAGGCTCAAGAGACGGCCTTCCCGGTCCAGAATGTTCATGCAATCCGGACTGCTCTCCACGACAGCGCGGTTGAAGGCTTCGCTTTCCTTGAGCGCCTCTTGAGACCAGCGGACCCGCTCTTCAATCGTCCTTGACTTCAGCAGCACGGCGGTCAGCACCCAGAGAACCATCGCGCCCATCAGCCGGTTATAGGCGGCCGTCTCCAGAATCGACCCACCGGGCGGGCTCACGAAATAGCCCGCGACGATCAAGGCCGACGAAGCGGCCGCGGCGGCGAGCGTGATCGCCGCCGACCGGGGCGACAGCCTGGTCGAATACCAGACCGGAAACACATAGAGGAACCACACCGAGTAGCCCAGCGGCGTGACGCTGTCGAGCGTGAAGATGCCCAGCAGGCCGGCCATGATGACCGCCATGGCCAGATGCCGGTGCACCTGCGCCTTATCCGGAATGACGGAGGCGTCCGTCATGGCCGCTCCGTCGATTCCCCGGACGAGCTGGTTGCGGACCTGATGAGCCGGTAGAGCTGATCCGCGGCCGAGTCCTTGGTGAGATAGGCGGCGGCCCCCGCCGCCCGCATCGTCTCTTCCATCAGCGCGTCCTGATGCACGGAGAGGCCGACGACCGTGATGGACGGCTGTTCGCGTTTCAACCGCTTGGTGGCTTCCACCCCGTCCAGGCGCGGCATGTTGATGTCCATGACCACCACGTCTGGGGAGAGCCGGCCGGCCAACTCGACCGCTTCCTGTCCGTCCATCGCCTCTCCGACCACCTGCAACTCCGGATAGCCTTCCAGAATGCTCCGCAGGCCCTGTCGCACCAGCGCATGGTCGTCCGCCAACAGTACGCGCAATCCACCGGCCCGCCTCACCGGACTCTTCGCGTGTCCGGTTCCGGAAACGGCCGGCACCGCGTCGTTCGTCGCCGCCGGATTCCCTCCATGACAGGGCATCGCCAACAACGCGCGGGTTCCTCGGCCCGGAGCGGACTGCACGT
The DNA window shown above is from Nitrospira tepida and carries:
- a CDS encoding PAS domain S-box protein, coding for MTDASVIPDKAQVHRHLAMAVIMAGLLGIFTLDSVTPLGYSVWFLYVFPVWYSTRLSPRSAAITLAAAAASSALIVAGYFVSPPGGSILETAAYNRLMGAMVLWVLTAVLLKSRTIEERVRWSQEALKESEAFNRAVVESSPDCMNILDREGRLLSLNPQGLCLMEIENAASVLGRYWWDLWPESSKGTVQAAVQEAVANGTARFQGFCPTAKGTPKWWDVIIGTVRGLDGQPTRLVSTSRDMTVIKRAEEAVSESEERHRVMVEQVRDYAIIMLDPDGRVATWNAGAQRFTGYAQEEVIGKPLSLFFDPQARDAWTVELEQASARGMYEQEGWRMRKDGSRFWAHIVTTPLRDETGTLRGFTKVWRDNTQRKLIETQFQQLVEQSPNGILTVDARGRIALVNRAIERIFGYKREELLNRPVDMLLPERLREEAALQLHRGQAAGETSFKTMDNGAAFSGLHKSGREFPMEMGLTPIETLQGMMTLCTVVDVTERKRAEEAILAANRELEAFTYTVSHDLRAPVRTMAGFARILMEDFGATLDPEAQRHVRTIQKGAQRMGDLIDDLLEFSRVGRAAVDCRPVDLNKLVGEVWTDLKPQREGRAVELTVADLPQCLADRRLLRLVWMNLLANAVKYTAHREQARVEVGWRPDEEAADRIVIHVADNGVGFDQKYVSKLFGVFQRLHRADEFEGTGVGLAIVHRIITRHGGRVWAEGRLGEGATLSFTLEKAL